The Rattus norvegicus strain BN/NHsdMcwi chromosome 9, GRCr8, whole genome shotgun sequence genome contains the following window.
aagtaaaaggagtttttattgcaaaaaaataggattatagaccattgattttctgaaatacatggatatgtaaatggaaacaatgtcggctttcaaggactgcacaATAAGCacatatttccaggttttatacactcagaggtatagaagaaatatattggcctctagaaaaagggaaaagcttaggaatcgaaatgtgtgtcacatgcattgtctcgagtagtagatttacttttaagaaaaatctccctcctccttggtccctagagatttgggtgctaagaaaaatctgttctccaattcagggttgtaagcaaccctccccagcaaaagcattgttgacatctaatgaagcagagagacatatctacctttgaaatagaggttgccaaatggtattcccagtgacacatgggagactggaggaaagggtccccacataaattcatcagtgtggggagagctggttagtaggtaggccatagaattttccagtgacatcaccagtaagcccttcactggacactctattgtatctaagagatccctagaatcttctgtgatgtcgccagtgttgtggtgacaccaactgcctttgggatattacttcagttccctttgggttcacaagcaggcatgtttcgccagctgctcaggctatttcggaaggaaagtgttgatcaaggagagaccgcaccaggtcagagggaagctgaccccctctctagtgaaacaggaaggaggaaatcattctggggaaggcttggtgagtcgtgggcagagttggggaacatcctcaaggaggtatgtttgagatgtgccttctaagactaggccttacaatcaggagccttgggatttttcaaaggcaaaccaagagtcaggagttcctgatctttaatttgagagaaagccagaaagttgtaagacttcagtgtcttttcttgaagctttttaactgtgagtgtcaatgaatggcaggaggaggcactgtgagattaacaatgtgaccatccatgtttgggagttgaagaacttcatcctctagattactgtaggttataTAAGTCTCTGATGGCAAGAACAAAGAAGGATGCAcacctagtcatgaattgagtactcagacactttgggctggaccacacttggttagagcttgatggtgctaactattatgaagtcattatgaactccaggattatctgcaccacatctgatatgagataacaatgtcgcagatgtttatgtctctgtCACATTATCACTTTCAGTGCCGGGGgttgtgtaatagtgagtgtggcacgtgtatggcattagaggttgggaagagggacatagcttaagaatcaacctttaagaaagcttttctgctctttcagggattaacccagtctctaccatttccccttcctcaacctccttttcggattcagaatgatctattctgcccattggttcaaatatgcaaattcacttgggtttatctgtgtacaggttttggtaggaaggcatcatcccaaaatgtcatcagtaagcaagaggagtgtctaaaggaactggaggaactcaaatttgaaatccagaagtgtcaattcgagagggatgaactttatcaaatcctggatctttatatctatgatgagtgggaccacaggtagtcattatgcccagtaacctgttcactgtcttgcgctctctctctgctacctcaaaatttactcatagcacgagaaagtttcacctctcatcctggattttaaggagatttggcaggcatttgcttgtgagatgagctaggtgctgtgtgtttagggtcaaccacttttgtacttgaccctgagcctcttggattagcattggttctgtcagcagctggaaggacctggtcacacttgctgcaactgtgtgtgtgaatgaaatgcctgcacgtcatcactctttcctctgaatttgttcattatactctgattctatggcacctccatgcatgtagttggcattctaaacgTGTTTGCATATGggttggtatgtgtgtatgtggaagtatatgtggtgtttactcaggatcaggacgtctgggacctttgatggggtctgaggatttgtttgatcaacactttgcaggtcatgatagtgatgagtacgtggaggcccacactgatcaaaagagcactttgctccttctgtataccttggtggcacacaggactctcctgaggggaggaggtgctataaatcctcttccctgtcaaacttagttatgccctctgggaattcatgtaacgatagaaaccaaggattgagtatacctgctttcaaaacaagagaaatgtcatctttttgaaattttttattatatatttttatattatatttatatattattatatattatatattttattatatatttttatttacatttcacctaattctgaaatcgtgagttcaaaacattatttgttcctttggccatgacctaacccaggctgcatgtcgaattgccagtccttcaatccgaacatgagatgagaatgatggctatgcaaatgatgaccaactcaataagtgatgccatggagaggtacgaggagctcatacaagtgaacagttcctaccggtgagtcgctgacagagatgagaacccagcactaggcacggaatgcttctgtcctgtatgactttgaacaaaagtcagggctctggttctgtagtgtctgactcttaacaagaagcctgcctcctgtcAAGGGTCttggatttgtagctcttggactcagttgtcatacatgtgaagggtgtagaagacactccaattgttattttccccgataaagatcctctagatagaaaaggtttgcaccatgatgggaatagcaatcaactctgaatctctaggactctgacaggagatttaaagatctgtgatccatgagaaacacatggaaagattgtatagctattgggtcttcaactacccctcagaggggctttccccacaacgtgaagatggtttcaccataccatggacatacgagctcccttatggaccatctcttcttccttgatttatataaaccgtcttagtgtcaggattttcagaagtacgttgattcatgtggaatgtggattctggatttgacctcctctaattggtgctaacttgaatagtgtggctctattctggggatttctgaggatgaggacccttgaagggatgattggacttgcaggagtgacaggcaaatagaagctggctgggatttaccattttttgtttgtggttcagcatcaggcaatcccagctcctgcgtgaacaagctcaattggagaacaatatacagattttgctgaatgagaagagaaaactgctggtggagcagactgaactgccagcatcctctgtggaggcaaagaggctctgtgaagaggccggaatgaacatctgtgaccccagagccaagcaacagcaggtagggttaggcctcagggtcaggttgtcctcatgtcttaccataatcatagacaaaccaatgtaactgtctattgactgatccgtgtcctgacctaggtctcatccaagtgttcattcatgtaatggtttacaaggctttttgtggagatagccccttttcaagaaactgcatgtttggaaagcaaatgctactgctcttcgagaatctgcacttcattaagggagataggttgatcacacatcacagcactacatgccattatgtatgtAGGGTGctctgtgggagcccctctttagactagaacagggctttgagggatgaagcaaaagcctggagctcattttaCTTTCAGGatcgtgtgagactcaggaagtaagtagttttcaaggaggagagcctggtggaaatgccaaagaaatagttctcattgtcatttgtggtggcttttgttcttcctcccctcatgtctctgtatatgaagatggtgacttcatgcttcatagatcttgggtaactacagagcctgtgtatcagtATGTCaatcctgtcttatttgagtgcccctgagagttcataactgggccttacaacctgaagctggttagaagagcaaggatgtggaaacggtttctcaaaggctgagggtaggcatgagagatttgagacttcaagaacaaagttatccgtatatacccccaattctcaccaagaaaggtgcattgctgtgctgacctgcatcttagggagcatgcggggaggccagttcatgacatgcagttttgtccagtcattatctaacttagtcctttaagcctaggtctctcaacaaacatgaagcttcctgttttatgctggccagcagtctttgcatcattcgtccagttccaagtggagccccctctcctatttgtctcaacacattcttaaaccattcacctattttaaaaataaggattagatttcttcactttacctgaacagagttatcccccgggaagattctggattgtcttattggcttcaccatgatcttgcattgaatcctagagtgcaaccctctgctgacattgctttgctgactatatcatgggcactgcattctttcaggatagattccctctcaatattgtacacagtgctgcatttcagaaaattcactgtatgttatttatttagcctttttctgactgacattgaggttgtttttatATCACAGGAACTCTGATGTGATCAAATGTTCCTCGGAACTGACCATGAGTTACTGTCTTCTCTggtgcttccaaagtcttctatgaaggaaacagggtagttttagtgaggggcctatgatgagtcagcatagaacttgatggagtcttttcctagaaatttctctcttggggatttgatgttgtgttgtttaggctatctgtgcagaacatgtaacttacttgtcggaccagcaagtatctgcatagaaaggtttcctgaagtggaaatgagtacaggtcAGGGCAGCACATATTGCTtaagtctaagagacttgtacacagcattgttcccactaattcctcactcaacaggaaatgtgctgcataagagcaaagttttcatttgtgcatgcgagtgtgtatctgtgtgtctgtgtttgtgtgtgtgtttgtgtgtgtgtgtgtgtgtgtgtgtgtgtttgcagtagtgaacgtgtGTTTCCCTGATTTTCCAAgattcatgagaaaagtactctaagcgttcactttacatccctgaaacatgaaatagagctgcccagtcatttggcatctccatctagctctgtacagcaaaatgtcacttaaattactaatttattctgtttccaaaaatttcagaagagaattatcttgtgaagtctgggggaggagtggaaatatgttcaagtgagtcgtgtttcacaggggtaacaaatggtatag
Protein-coding sequences here:
- the LOC134480546 gene encoding uncharacterized protein LOC134480546 isoform X1; its protein translation is MFRQLLRLFRKESVDQGETAPGQREADPLSSETGRRKSFWGRLGFGRKASSQNVISKQEECLKELEELKFEIQKCQFERDELYQILDLYIYDEWDHRLHVELPVLQSEHEMRMMAMQMMTNSISDAMERYEELIQVNSSYRIRQSQLLREQAQLENNIQILLNEKRKLLVEQTELPASSVEAKRLCEEAGMNICDPRAKQQQV
- the LOC134480546 gene encoding uncharacterized protein LOC134480546 isoform X2; protein product: MEAKSKAETERTAIQSLPHMGPIYIHPPKLGFGRKASSQNVISKQEECLKELEELKFEIQKCQFERDELYQILDLYIYDEWDHRLHVELPVLQSEHEMRMMAMQMMTNSISDAMERYEELIQVNSSYRIRQSQLLREQAQLENNIQILLNEKRKLLVEQTELPASSVEAKRLCEEAGMNICDPRAKQQQV